A genomic window from Halorubrum lacusprofundi ATCC 49239 includes:
- a CDS encoding DUF7116 family protein → MATASIPPTTEARDVFRELGYTVSEGGQEFVAERKWRRVLVTVLCMENDDIGRYLADGGDTPRLRCFVTWRNRAGDLRDRLVSKKPPYDWAVIGINADGKDFAVMEGAPGSP, encoded by the coding sequence ATGGCCACTGCGAGCATCCCACCGACGACGGAGGCCAGAGACGTCTTTCGTGAACTCGGGTACACCGTCTCCGAGGGCGGACAGGAGTTCGTCGCGGAGCGAAAATGGCGGCGTGTGCTCGTAACCGTGTTGTGTATGGAGAACGACGATATCGGTCGGTATCTGGCTGACGGCGGCGACACCCCGCGCCTCCGCTGTTTCGTCACGTGGCGCAACCGGGCGGGAGATCTTCGGGACCGCCTCGTCTCCAAGAAACCACCGTACGACTGGGCGGTGATCGGCATCAACGCCGACGGCAAGGACTTCGCGGTGATGGAAGGCGCACCCGGCAGTCCCTGA
- a CDS encoding ABC transporter ATP-binding protein — protein sequence MASVNLEGITKRYEDVTAVDDMTLDIEDGEFVTFVGPSGCGKSTTMETIAGLTLPTEGTIEIGGRDVTNLPPKDRGISMVFQNIALFPHMDVYDNISFGLRLRKYDQEEVDRRVEEAADIVQLEGMMDRMPKEMSGGQRQRVAIARAIVRNPGAFLMDEPLANLDAELRVHMRTQLQRLHRELDTTIIYVTHDQAQAMTMSDRIAVINSGVLQQVAPPLECYNEPKNLFVAGFIGSPAMNFIAGEVVDDGFVSTYANVDFDPATQGVTAGQEITVGIRPEDIYLAENAEKAASPTKAFDAVVDVIEPVGKEVNAYLLFDRDVEASAEGRGEGQLLINLAPDTEIDEGDDIQIVMDRENIHLFDQSSGEAITHSLE from the coding sequence ATGGCATCAGTCAACTTAGAGGGAATTACGAAACGGTACGAGGACGTAACGGCAGTCGACGACATGACCCTGGATATCGAGGACGGTGAGTTCGTCACCTTCGTCGGTCCCTCCGGGTGCGGAAAGTCGACCACGATGGAGACGATCGCCGGGCTCACGCTGCCCACCGAGGGCACCATCGAGATCGGCGGGCGCGACGTGACCAACCTCCCGCCGAAAGACCGGGGGATCTCCATGGTGTTCCAGAACATCGCGCTGTTCCCGCACATGGACGTGTACGACAACATCTCCTTCGGGCTCCGGCTCCGGAAGTACGACCAGGAGGAGGTGGACCGGCGCGTCGAGGAGGCCGCCGACATCGTCCAGCTGGAGGGAATGATGGACCGGATGCCCAAGGAGATGTCAGGGGGGCAGCGCCAGCGCGTTGCCATCGCCCGTGCCATCGTCCGCAACCCGGGCGCGTTCCTGATGGACGAGCCGCTGGCGAACCTCGACGCGGAGCTTCGGGTCCACATGCGCACCCAGCTCCAGCGGCTCCACCGCGAGCTCGACACGACGATCATCTACGTCACCCACGACCAGGCGCAGGCGATGACGATGTCCGACCGCATCGCGGTGATAAACAGCGGCGTGCTCCAACAGGTGGCGCCGCCGCTGGAGTGTTACAACGAGCCGAAGAATCTGTTCGTCGCCGGCTTCATCGGCTCGCCCGCGATGAACTTCATCGCGGGCGAGGTCGTCGACGACGGGTTCGTCTCGACGTACGCAAACGTCGATTTCGACCCGGCGACGCAGGGCGTAACGGCCGGGCAAGAGATCACCGTCGGGATTCGACCCGAAGACATCTACCTGGCAGAAAACGCCGAGAAGGCGGCCTCGCCGACGAAGGCGTTCGACGCCGTCGTCGACGTGATCGAACCGGTGGGCAAGGAGGTCAACGCCTACCTGCTGTTCGACCGCGACGTCGAGGCGAGCGCCGAGGGGCGCGGTGAGGGACAGCTGCTCATCAACCTCGCGCCGGATACCGAGATCGACGAGGGCGACGATATCCAGATCGTGATGGACCGCGAGAACATCCACCTGTTCGACCAGTCGAGCGGCGAAGCGATCACGCACTCGCTGGAGTAG
- a CDS encoding zinc ribbon domain-containing protein, giving the protein MQRSTSQKRPWLAALLGALVTGFGHLYLRRWRRAVGWLAVLFAVSYVFVEPAAIEALAAGGPVDPLSIAPTLLVGGASVVDAYVLARAQNALTRTSGAAESAKNPGEPIDSCPNCGREVDPALDFCHWCSADLPGGAEARSRGGEPERSER; this is encoded by the coding sequence ATGCAGCGATCGACCTCGCAGAAGCGGCCCTGGCTCGCGGCCCTTCTCGGAGCGCTCGTGACCGGGTTCGGTCACCTCTACCTGCGTCGGTGGCGCCGCGCGGTCGGCTGGCTCGCGGTGCTGTTCGCGGTGAGCTACGTCTTCGTCGAGCCGGCGGCCATCGAAGCGCTCGCGGCCGGGGGGCCGGTCGATCCGCTGAGCATCGCCCCGACCCTGCTCGTGGGCGGCGCCAGCGTCGTCGACGCGTACGTCCTCGCCCGCGCGCAGAACGCGCTCACGCGGACGAGCGGCGCGGCTGAGTCGGCGAAGAATCCGGGAGAGCCGATCGACAGCTGTCCGAACTGCGGCAGGGAGGTCGATCCGGCGCTCGACTTCTGTCACTGGTGTTCGGCCGATCTGCCGGGCGGTGCGGAGGCCAGATCCCGGGGCGGTGAGCCAGAACGGTCGGAACGCTAA
- a CDS encoding DUF5816 domain-containing protein: MSLDASTTADGERVYTDRTQVERGAEGPFYVVFADADGSSRWGYRCGNCGSFDTAMDTMGRIQCTECGNLRKPDEWDAAHE, translated from the coding sequence ATGAGTCTTGACGCGTCGACGACGGCCGACGGCGAGCGGGTGTACACCGACCGGACACAGGTCGAGCGGGGCGCCGAGGGCCCCTTCTACGTCGTGTTCGCCGACGCCGACGGGTCCTCGCGGTGGGGGTACCGCTGCGGCAACTGCGGCTCGTTCGACACCGCGATGGACACGATGGGACGGATCCAGTGTACGGAGTGCGGCAACCTTCGGAAGCCGGACGAGTGGGACGCCGCCCACGAGTAG
- a CDS encoding dodecin produces the protein MVFKKITLIGTSEESFDAAADEAIDRAEDTLENVYWVEVEEFGVELKGAADREYQAEVEVAFELEG, from the coding sequence ATGGTGTTTAAGAAAATCACGCTGATCGGGACGAGCGAGGAGAGCTTCGATGCCGCCGCCGACGAGGCGATCGACCGCGCCGAGGACACGCTGGAGAACGTCTACTGGGTGGAGGTAGAGGAGTTCGGCGTCGAACTGAAGGGCGCGGCCGATCGGGAGTATCAGGCGGAAGTCGAGGTCGCGTTCGAGCTCGAAGGCTGA
- a CDS encoding TetR/AcrR family transcriptional regulator, with product MAEPSGRTFSDADEEIMRATYRALREYGYADLTIKRIAAEYGKSTAAIHYHYDTKEELLAAFLDYILNRFVASIREVETTDPEARLTVLLDKLLVAPQENPDLSVALLEMRSQAPYNEAFAERFRQNDEYVRYLVKAVINHGIDEGAFADVDADRVTRSLLTIVDGARTRSVVFDDVGEYERARATAAEYVDATLREGDA from the coding sequence ATGGCCGAACCATCGGGGCGGACCTTCTCGGACGCGGACGAGGAGATCATGCGGGCGACCTACCGCGCGCTCCGCGAGTACGGGTACGCCGACCTTACGATCAAGCGGATCGCGGCGGAGTACGGCAAGTCGACCGCCGCGATACACTACCACTACGACACGAAGGAGGAGCTGCTGGCGGCGTTTCTCGACTACATCCTGAACCGGTTCGTCGCCTCCATCCGCGAGGTCGAGACGACCGACCCCGAAGCGCGCCTGACGGTTCTGCTCGACAAGCTGCTCGTCGCGCCGCAGGAGAACCCGGACCTGTCCGTCGCCCTACTGGAAATGCGGAGTCAAGCGCCCTACAACGAGGCGTTCGCCGAGCGGTTCCGCCAGAACGACGAGTACGTCCGTTACCTGGTCAAGGCCGTCATCAACCACGGCATCGACGAGGGCGCGTTCGCGGACGTCGACGCCGACCGCGTCACGCGGTCGCTGTTGACGATCGTCGACGGCGCCCGCACCCGATCGGTGGTGTTCGACGACGTCGGCGAGTACGAGAGGGCGCGGGCGACCGCGGCGGAGTACGTCGACGCGACGCTCCGTGAGGGCGACGCTTAG
- a CDS encoding TrmB family transcriptional regulator, whose product MERADLTETLEDAGLSPYQADAYVTVLELGAAPVTRVADASGVPDPRIYDVLRDLESAGYIETYEQESLYARANSLDALTDDLRTRANRFTEATEEIERRWNEPSVEQSTVSIVTRFETVIKNADEFIRDAETQVNVSVGAEHFERLRPALQAATERGVRVNLSIHTPDGDTESLPDPEDLEGVCSEARHRRLPSPFVVIVDRTRTCFAPHAGSTNEYGVLVDDRTHTYVFHWYFLTTQWDTWEPIYTSLDNDEPPIDYIDIRYCVRDVTPLLRDGATVRVRIEGTDTDTGTDRVVEGPLSEVIVTGDGDVAAESIASYGGRVALVVETDDGPVEVGGWGAMVEAVEAHRITVVDVE is encoded by the coding sequence GTGGAGCGTGCAGATCTCACAGAGACGCTGGAGGACGCCGGACTTTCGCCGTATCAGGCGGACGCCTACGTGACCGTGCTCGAACTCGGCGCGGCGCCCGTCACCCGGGTCGCTGACGCCAGCGGGGTCCCCGATCCCCGGATATACGACGTGTTGCGCGACTTGGAGAGCGCCGGCTACATCGAAACGTACGAGCAGGAGTCGCTGTACGCCCGCGCCAACAGCCTCGACGCGCTCACCGACGACCTCCGGACGAGAGCGAACCGGTTCACCGAGGCGACCGAGGAGATCGAGCGCCGCTGGAACGAGCCGTCCGTCGAGCAGTCCACCGTCAGCATCGTCACCCGTTTCGAGACGGTGATCAAGAACGCCGACGAGTTCATCCGCGACGCCGAGACGCAGGTGAACGTCTCCGTCGGCGCCGAGCACTTCGAGCGGCTTCGTCCCGCGTTGCAGGCCGCGACCGAGCGCGGCGTCCGGGTCAATCTCTCTATCCACACGCCGGACGGCGACACCGAATCGCTGCCCGACCCCGAAGACCTCGAGGGTGTCTGTTCGGAGGCGCGCCACCGGCGGCTCCCCTCCCCGTTCGTGGTGATCGTCGACCGGACGCGGACCTGCTTTGCGCCCCACGCCGGCTCGACCAACGAGTACGGCGTGCTCGTCGATGACCGTACCCACACCTACGTGTTCCACTGGTACTTCCTGACGACCCAGTGGGACACGTGGGAGCCGATCTACACGTCTCTCGACAACGACGAGCCGCCGATCGACTACATCGACATCCGGTACTGTGTCCGTGATGTGACCCCGCTCCTCCGAGACGGGGCGACCGTCCGGGTGCGGATCGAGGGGACCGACACCGACACCGGCACCGACCGTGTCGTCGAAGGACCCCTCTCCGAGGTCATCGTCACCGGCGACGGCGACGTGGCCGCCGAGAGTATCGCGAGCTACGGCGGCCGGGTCGCTCTCGTGGTCGAGACCGACGACGGCCCCGTCGAAGTCGGCGGCTGGGGGGCAATGGTCGAGGCCGTCGAGGCCCACCGGATCACGGTCGTCGACGTGGAGTAA
- a CDS encoding glycoside hydrolase family 32 protein: MTASPSRVGILTDGDFSEEQRAAADWLAARDGIAIERVAFDDLAAPISDASSESSTEVSAESSHPSPDESYPGLGVGDRRSRTDPLRRFDALWWHRAAPIAESDPLADAAEGIDRYLAAGGGLLLTLRAMASVDRLSVESVPPDRVGEDSLGEPTGVLWRSLYADHPAMASLEGLRHHVRERGTVPTVRYERVLPERGEPLASTLRGDTAIPDEVTAVSWRVGEGDERGGPGGAVVGLGAPVLFADPPGIDDHAHDLEVHDPDAPGLAGTRDCLVAGCLRSLAVDDGTPARPTDADDMRRLRDRIDDAGEDGPGGRPKYHLTPPANWLNDPNGLIRWDGRYHVFYQYNPGGPFHNTIHWGHAVSDDLVTWRDEPVALSPSPDGPDRDGCWSGCAVDDDGTPTLLYTGGNGRDQLPCLATTDDPDLRSWEKYEGNPVIESPPADLDVLETEHWRAEFRDHNVWREDGRWHHLVGTGLVDGGGAALLYTGETLTEWTYEGPLLAGGPDAGAVWECPELLDLGDRRLLHVSDYENVVYFLGTVEDGEFVVDSEGVLDHGDFYAPQSLSDSNRGAEDETDTERSLTWGWLPEARDVDAQWDAGWSGALSLPRVIETAPDGDLRQRPADEATDLRTERLADGETVALAPDDQRRLDVSGAAIEIEIEIALDDAEAVEISVFETPDRAEHTPIRYARDGTLSIDRTPSSRDPRAFADAQSMAVPPYDEPLSLRVFLDRSVIEIYANGRHCLTSRVYPTRDDAVGVSARAEGGRAEIASLSAWELGEAMPTDGD, translated from the coding sequence ATGACGGCGTCGCCGTCCCGTGTCGGGATTCTCACCGACGGGGACTTCTCCGAGGAGCAGCGCGCCGCGGCCGACTGGCTGGCCGCGCGCGACGGGATCGCGATCGAGAGAGTCGCGTTCGACGATCTCGCCGCACCGATCTCGGATGCGTCCTCGGAATCATCCACGGAAGTGTCCGCAGAGTCGTCCCACCCGTCCCCGGACGAGTCGTATCCTGGCCTAGGTGTCGGTGACCGCAGATCCCGAACCGACCCGCTTCGCCGGTTCGACGCGCTCTGGTGGCATCGCGCTGCCCCGATCGCCGAGAGCGATCCCCTCGCCGACGCGGCCGAAGGGATCGATCGATACCTCGCTGCCGGCGGTGGTCTCCTCCTGACGCTCCGCGCGATGGCGTCGGTCGACCGCCTCTCCGTCGAGTCGGTCCCGCCCGACCGGGTCGGCGAGGACTCGCTCGGGGAGCCGACCGGCGTGCTGTGGCGGTCGCTGTACGCCGACCACCCGGCGATGGCGTCGCTGGAGGGACTCCGACACCACGTCCGGGAGCGCGGCACGGTCCCGACGGTCCGGTACGAGCGCGTGCTCCCCGAGCGCGGTGAACCGCTCGCCTCCACGCTCCGCGGCGACACCGCGATCCCGGACGAGGTGACGGCGGTCTCGTGGCGAGTCGGGGAGGGCGACGAGCGCGGCGGGCCGGGGGGTGCAGTCGTCGGACTCGGCGCGCCCGTCTTGTTCGCCGATCCGCCGGGTATCGACGATCACGCCCACGATCTGGAGGTCCACGATCCCGACGCCCCGGGGCTTGCCGGGACGCGCGACTGCCTCGTTGCCGGCTGCCTCCGAAGCCTCGCCGTCGACGACGGGACGCCCGCTCGCCCGACCGACGCCGACGACATGCGCCGGCTCCGCGATCGGATCGATGACGCCGGCGAGGACGGCCCCGGCGGCCGTCCCAAGTACCACCTCACGCCACCCGCTAACTGGCTGAACGACCCGAACGGGCTGATCCGATGGGACGGGCGGTACCACGTCTTCTACCAGTACAACCCCGGCGGCCCGTTCCACAACACGATCCACTGGGGCCACGCCGTCAGCGACGACCTCGTGACGTGGCGCGACGAGCCGGTCGCGCTCTCACCCTCCCCGGACGGCCCCGACCGCGACGGCTGCTGGTCGGGCTGTGCGGTCGACGACGACGGTACCCCAACGCTTCTGTACACCGGCGGAAACGGCCGTGATCAGCTCCCCTGTCTCGCGACGACTGACGACCCCGACCTCCGGTCGTGGGAGAAGTACGAGGGGAACCCAGTCATCGAGTCGCCGCCGGCCGACCTCGACGTGCTCGAAACGGAGCACTGGCGCGCCGAGTTCCGCGACCACAACGTCTGGCGCGAGGACGGGCGCTGGCACCACCTCGTCGGTACCGGGCTCGTCGACGGCGGCGGCGCGGCCCTGCTGTACACCGGAGAGACGCTCACCGAGTGGACCTACGAGGGCCCCTTGCTCGCCGGTGGGCCGGACGCCGGCGCGGTGTGGGAGTGCCCCGAACTGCTCGATCTGGGCGACCGCCGACTCCTCCACGTCTCAGACTACGAGAACGTCGTCTACTTCCTCGGGACCGTCGAGGACGGCGAGTTCGTGGTCGACTCCGAAGGGGTGCTCGACCACGGCGACTTCTACGCGCCGCAGTCCCTCTCGGACTCGAACCGAGGTGCCGAAGATGAGACTGATACGGAGCGCTCGCTCACGTGGGGGTGGCTCCCCGAGGCCCGCGACGTGGACGCACAGTGGGACGCCGGCTGGTCGGGCGCGCTCTCGCTCCCCCGGGTGATCGAGACCGCCCCCGACGGCGACCTCCGCCAGCGTCCGGCCGACGAGGCGACCGACCTCCGGACCGAGCGGCTCGCCGACGGCGAAACGGTCGCGCTCGCGCCCGACGACCAGCGCCGCCTCGACGTCTCGGGTGCGGCGATCGAGATAGAGATAGAGATCGCACTTGACGATGCCGAGGCGGTCGAGATATCCGTGTTCGAGACGCCCGACCGCGCCGAACACACCCCGATCCGCTACGCGCGCGACGGGACTCTGTCGATCGATCGCACCCCGTCGAGCCGAGACCCGCGCGCGTTTGCCGACGCGCAATCGATGGCGGTTCCTCCCTACGACGAGCCCCTCTCGCTGCGCGTCTTCCTCGACCGCTCCGTGATCGAGATCTACGCCAACGGTCGCCACTGTCTCACGAGCCGGGTGTACCCGACCCGCGACGACGCGGTCGGCGTCTCCGCGCGGGCCGAGGGCGGGCGCGCGGAGATCGCGTCGCTGTCGGCGTGGGAACTCGGCGAGGCGATGCCGACGGACGGCGACTGA
- a CDS encoding HesB/IscA family protein → MSTETVDTGSNPAIEVTADAATEALSLLEDEGLDTEVAGLRLFVQQGGCAGLSYGMRFDTEPEDDDLVVEHHGLRVFVDPASRNYIGGSKLDYEHGLQAAGFEVENPNVVSECGCGESFRT, encoded by the coding sequence ATGAGCACCGAAACGGTCGATACGGGAAGCAACCCGGCGATCGAGGTGACCGCAGACGCCGCGACAGAGGCGCTCTCGCTTTTGGAGGATGAGGGCCTCGACACGGAGGTGGCCGGGCTTCGACTGTTCGTCCAGCAGGGCGGCTGCGCAGGCCTCTCGTACGGGATGCGGTTCGACACGGAACCGGAAGACGACGACCTCGTTGTCGAACACCACGGGCTGCGCGTGTTCGTCGACCCGGCGAGCCGGAACTACATCGGCGGGAGCAAACTCGACTACGAGCACGGCCTGCAGGCCGCCGGCTTCGAGGTCGAGAACCCGAACGTGGTCTCCGAGTGCGGCTGCGGCGAATCGTTCCGAACGTAA
- a CDS encoding MATE family efflux transporter, with translation MGLLDRVDALFKGPDEFDLTSGGIAKPLFFLSMPIVVTNLFQTAYNLADTFWLGQYSTDALAAISFAFPMVFLLISLGMGISVAGSVLVAQYTGAGEAREAEYAASQTVTFAVIASVVLGGVGYFFVGEFLELMGASADVLPLAASYMEVISLGLVAMFGFAVFIALMRGYGDTITPMLVMFGSVVLNIALDPFLIFGWGPFPALGIEGAAIATVFSRALALVVGLAIMFRGVRGVRINVADMVPDASYLRRLLRIGLPASIEGTGRAVSMNLLLFIVALFPDPVVAAYGIGTRVFSVIFLPAIAVARGVETMTGQNIGSDKPDRAERAANLAAKTLFAVLSVAGVAVFLVPEPIVSVFVGADQADAGRVVAVGSQFLRIVALTFGFIGIMRAYTGSFRGAGKTLTAAAISVLMLGVVRFPIAWVAAGRIGETGIWLSFAVSNVIGAVVAYAWYRRGTWRSGDLTDRSAAGDVDEPVVAAESTDD, from the coding sequence ATGGGGCTCCTCGACCGCGTCGACGCCCTGTTCAAGGGCCCCGATGAGTTCGACCTCACGTCGGGCGGGATCGCGAAGCCGCTCTTTTTCCTCTCGATGCCGATCGTCGTCACGAACCTCTTTCAGACGGCGTACAACCTCGCGGACACGTTCTGGCTGGGGCAGTACAGCACGGACGCGCTGGCGGCGATCAGCTTCGCGTTCCCGATGGTGTTCCTGCTGATCTCGCTCGGGATGGGGATCTCCGTCGCGGGGAGCGTGCTCGTCGCGCAGTACACCGGCGCGGGCGAGGCCCGGGAGGCGGAGTACGCCGCCTCGCAGACGGTGACGTTCGCGGTGATCGCCTCGGTGGTCCTCGGCGGCGTCGGCTACTTCTTCGTCGGCGAGTTCCTCGAGTTGATGGGCGCGTCGGCGGACGTGTTGCCCCTCGCGGCGAGCTACATGGAGGTCATCTCGCTCGGGCTCGTGGCCATGTTCGGCTTCGCGGTGTTCATCGCGCTCATGCGCGGGTACGGCGACACGATCACCCCCATGCTCGTGATGTTCGGCTCCGTCGTCCTCAACATCGCGCTCGACCCGTTCCTCATCTTCGGCTGGGGGCCGTTCCCCGCGCTTGGGATCGAGGGTGCGGCGATCGCGACCGTGTTCTCTCGGGCGCTGGCGCTTGTCGTCGGGCTGGCGATCATGTTCCGCGGGGTGCGCGGGGTCCGGATCAACGTCGCCGACATGGTCCCCGACGCGAGCTACCTGCGCCGGCTCCTCCGCATCGGCCTGCCGGCCTCGATCGAGGGGACCGGGCGGGCGGTCTCGATGAACCTCCTGCTTTTCATCGTCGCGCTGTTCCCCGACCCGGTCGTCGCCGCCTACGGGATCGGTACGCGGGTGTTCTCCGTGATTTTCCTCCCGGCGATCGCGGTCGCCCGCGGCGTCGAGACGATGACCGGCCAGAACATCGGGTCGGACAAGCCCGACCGGGCCGAACGGGCCGCGAACCTGGCGGCCAAGACGCTATTCGCGGTTCTCTCGGTCGCCGGCGTCGCCGTCTTCCTCGTCCCCGAGCCGATCGTCTCGGTGTTCGTCGGCGCGGATCAGGCCGACGCCGGCCGGGTGGTCGCGGTCGGCTCGCAGTTCCTCCGGATCGTCGCGCTGACCTTCGGCTTCATCGGCATCATGCGCGCGTACACCGGGAGCTTCCGCGGCGCGGGGAAGACGCTCACCGCCGCGGCCATCTCGGTGCTGATGCTCGGCGTCGTCCGGTTCCCGATCGCGTGGGTCGCCGCCGGTCGGATCGGCGAGACCGGCATCTGGCTGTCGTTCGCGGTCTCGAACGTCATCGGTGCCGTCGTCGCGTACGCGTGGTACCGCCGGGGAACCTGGCGGAGCGGCGACCTCACTGACCGGAGCGCCGCCGGCGACGTCGACGAGCCGGTGGTGGCCGCGGAGTCGACGGACGATTGA
- a CDS encoding glycoside hydrolase family 68 protein, translated as MHETPESDGGRSRSRWTREQAASIERRRGNIAPPAGAPELDPFPDLHVWDTWLLRDRHGEIADVNGYRLAFSLTAPADLLPGKRHDVAEIRCFYSADGKRWHDAGPVFDGGALGQRQWAGSALYDDGEVYLYYTAAGDEAADEMTYTQRIAVAHGGTASADEDGIELSGPWTHETLLTPDGEWYETEAQSRGMTYTFRDPWFFEDSATGETHLLFEANAPAPERPGDDEATAHRREFNGCVGVAVSESGDPLSWELRPPLLDAVEVNQELERPHVVVADGRYYLFVCSHVHTFAPGVTGPDGLYGFVADALDGEYRPLNGSGLVATNPPEAPFQAYSWMAFAHDEEVLVQSFLNYYDFAGDSLDAIADLPEAEQRERFGGTLAPTLRLALDGDSTRLRGTLDAWRIPTPDEPLPPADDSELPGGDALSGRLREGGSGGGYAGGPSGAVDSEGDNSLGDAETGDDGGSHGAI; from the coding sequence ATGCACGAGACGCCGGAGAGCGACGGCGGTCGATCGCGCTCGCGGTGGACTAGAGAGCAGGCCGCGTCGATCGAGCGCCGCCGCGGGAACATCGCCCCGCCGGCGGGTGCCCCCGAGCTCGACCCCTTCCCGGATCTCCACGTCTGGGACACGTGGCTGCTCCGCGACCGACACGGCGAGATTGCCGACGTGAACGGGTACCGACTGGCGTTCTCGCTGACTGCCCCGGCTGACCTGCTCCCCGGAAAACGCCACGATGTGGCCGAGATCCGGTGTTTCTACTCCGCTGACGGGAAGCGATGGCACGACGCCGGACCGGTCTTCGACGGCGGCGCGCTCGGCCAGCGCCAGTGGGCCGGCTCCGCGCTGTACGACGACGGCGAGGTCTACCTCTACTACACCGCCGCCGGCGACGAGGCCGCCGACGAGATGACGTACACTCAGCGGATCGCGGTCGCGCACGGCGGAACGGCGAGCGCCGACGAGGACGGGATCGAACTCTCCGGTCCGTGGACTCACGAGACGCTACTGACGCCGGACGGCGAGTGGTACGAGACCGAGGCACAGTCGCGCGGGATGACCTACACCTTCCGGGACCCGTGGTTCTTCGAGGACTCGGCGACCGGCGAGACGCACCTGCTGTTCGAGGCGAACGCGCCCGCGCCGGAGCGACCGGGCGACGACGAGGCGACCGCCCACCGCCGGGAGTTCAACGGCTGCGTCGGCGTCGCCGTCTCGGAGTCGGGCGACCCGCTCTCGTGGGAGCTTCGCCCGCCCCTGCTGGACGCGGTCGAAGTCAATCAGGAACTGGAGCGCCCGCACGTCGTCGTCGCCGACGGGCGCTACTACCTGTTCGTCTGCAGCCACGTCCACACGTTCGCGCCGGGCGTGACCGGGCCGGACGGGCTCTACGGCTTCGTCGCCGACGCGCTCGACGGCGAGTACCGCCCCCTGAACGGCTCCGGGCTCGTCGCCACGAACCCGCCCGAAGCGCCGTTTCAGGCGTACTCGTGGATGGCGTTCGCCCACGACGAGGAGGTGCTCGTCCAGAGCTTCCTCAACTACTACGACTTCGCGGGCGACTCGCTCGACGCGATCGCCGACCTCCCCGAGGCCGAGCAGCGCGAGCGGTTCGGCGGGACGCTCGCCCCGACCCTCCGACTCGCGCTCGACGGCGACAGCACCCGGCTGCGCGGAACGCTCGACGCGTGGCGTATTCCCACCCCGGACGAGCCGCTACCGCCGGCCGACGATTCGGAACTCCCGGGCGGCGACGCGCTCAGCGGTCGGCTCCGAGAAGGCGGGAGCGGCGGCGGGTACGCCGGGGGACCGAGCGGCGCGGTCGACAGCGAAGGCGATAACTCGCTCGGCGACGCCGAAACGGGAGACGACGGCGGCTCTCACGGCGCTATTTAA